A single genomic interval of Antarcticibacterium arcticum harbors:
- a CDS encoding diacylglycerol/lipid kinase family protein → MKNILILHNPTAGDAEHSKKHLIALFKGTDMTPKYVSTDEEGWEKSLEELPDAIYLAGGDGTVHSVGVELLKQAKPENRPPIHLLPLGTANNIATTLSINEKDAFKAIDPKSSKRKFDCGRQKGIAGDEIFLEGVGMGIFPELMAKMKEKEEVPGETPEEKLERTLKVLLKTVKKYKAQTAKIELNGFTIKGSFLMVEVMNTRYIGPNLQVAPKAAIGDGYLDLVLIPENKREELEAYVQTLKEEATAFDLRKLAYTLRVKKVKIKWKGSRVHVDDVLDDEYAGDKIKIKVLPAALTFLK, encoded by the coding sequence ATGAAGAATATATTGATATTACACAATCCTACGGCCGGCGACGCCGAACATTCCAAAAAACACCTTATAGCACTTTTTAAAGGAACTGACATGACCCCCAAATATGTTTCTACAGATGAGGAGGGCTGGGAGAAAAGTCTTGAGGAATTACCCGATGCTATATATCTCGCGGGAGGGGATGGGACGGTACATTCTGTGGGTGTAGAACTCCTTAAACAGGCAAAACCAGAAAACCGGCCACCCATACACCTGTTGCCGCTGGGAACGGCAAACAATATTGCAACCACACTTTCAATCAATGAAAAGGATGCCTTTAAAGCAATTGACCCTAAATCATCAAAAAGAAAATTTGACTGCGGAAGGCAAAAAGGAATAGCGGGGGATGAGATCTTTCTGGAAGGCGTAGGGATGGGAATTTTTCCTGAATTGATGGCGAAAATGAAGGAAAAGGAGGAAGTTCCCGGGGAAACACCCGAAGAAAAACTAGAGCGTACGCTAAAGGTGCTGCTAAAAACAGTGAAAAAATATAAGGCCCAAACCGCGAAGATCGAGTTGAATGGGTTTACCATTAAAGGTTCCTTTCTTATGGTAGAGGTAATGAACACCCGCTATATTGGCCCAAATCTCCAGGTGGCCCCCAAAGCAGCTATAGGAGACGGGTATCTGGACCTGGTATTAATCCCTGAAAATAAAAGAGAGGAATTGGAAGCCTATGTTCAAACTCTAAAGGAAGAGGCAACTGCTTTTGACCTTAGAAAACTTGCCTACACGCTTAGGGTGAAAAAAGTAAAGATCAAATGGAAAGGCTCCAGGGTTCACGTAGATGATGTGCTGGATGACGAATATGCAGGGGATAAAATTAAAATAAAGGTCCTTCCTGCGGCACTCACTTTTTTAAAATAA
- a CDS encoding alginate export family protein, which yields MKNSLIGFLFFFLFSSLLHSQEFEATLQLRPRLEYRNGFKTLLDSEQEAITFISQRSRVQLDFNNEALSLRFSLQNVRTWGDVSPVTTFDKNGVAVFEAYAQYLVNDKVFLRFGRQILSYDNQRILGALDWAQQGQSHDAMLINIDPAVNHKLQLVGALNEDGEDLFRNPYLVNTYKNLQLAHYNIKMGASAVSFLFLNTGYEFDLDAATRKTQYIQTFGSYYSFNSGSWFGDLAGYGQTGERTGKAVKAYYTGGNLNYRLNGTWAIGAGAEYFTGTKISEGEGSHRSFSPLFGTNHGFNGQMDYFYVGNHFNSVGLKDLYGKLSFRIKVAEIHLMPHVFYSAVPIPDPEGNGNSYLGTEIDIFGSHKIRKDLTASLGYSQMFGSNTLELLKGGDASRIQNWAWVMISFHPQVFSISK from the coding sequence ATGAAAAATTCCCTCATAGGATTTCTTTTTTTCTTCCTTTTTTCATCCCTCTTACACAGCCAGGAATTTGAAGCCACCCTGCAACTACGGCCAAGGCTGGAATACCGAAACGGATTTAAAACCTTGCTTGACAGCGAACAGGAAGCAATTACCTTTATCTCGCAACGCTCCAGGGTGCAGCTGGATTTTAATAATGAAGCTTTAAGCCTTCGGTTTTCCCTGCAAAATGTAAGGACCTGGGGAGATGTAAGCCCGGTTACAACATTTGATAAGAATGGGGTCGCTGTTTTTGAGGCCTACGCCCAATATCTTGTGAATGACAAGGTATTTTTGAGATTCGGGCGGCAGATCCTTTCCTATGACAACCAGCGGATCCTGGGTGCGCTGGATTGGGCGCAGCAAGGCCAAAGCCATGATGCGATGCTCATTAACATAGATCCCGCTGTGAATCACAAATTACAGTTAGTAGGGGCGTTGAATGAAGATGGCGAAGACCTTTTTCGTAATCCATATCTTGTAAATACCTATAAAAACCTTCAGCTTGCACATTACAATATTAAAATGGGAGCTTCCGCAGTGAGTTTTTTGTTCCTAAATACGGGATATGAATTTGACCTTGATGCAGCCACGAGGAAAACCCAATATATTCAAACGTTTGGCAGTTACTATTCCTTTAATTCCGGCAGCTGGTTTGGAGATCTTGCCGGGTATGGGCAAACGGGGGAACGTACCGGGAAGGCCGTGAAAGCTTATTATACGGGAGGGAACTTGAATTACCGGTTAAATGGCACCTGGGCAATAGGCGCGGGGGCCGAATATTTCACCGGCACCAAAATTTCTGAAGGCGAAGGTAGCCATCGTTCTTTTAGCCCGTTGTTTGGGACAAACCATGGTTTTAACGGGCAAATGGATTATTTTTATGTGGGGAACCATTTCAATTCCGTTGGACTAAAAGATCTCTACGGAAAATTGTCCTTCCGCATCAAGGTAGCTGAAATACACTTAATGCCCCATGTTTTTTATTCCGCAGTTCCTATCCCAGATCCAGAAGGAAACGGGAATTCCTATCTGGGCACCGAAATAGACATTTTTGGATCGCATAAAATAAGGAAGGATCTCACCGCTTCCCTGGGATATTCGCAAATGTTTGGCAGCAATACACTGGAA
- the surE gene encoding 5'/3'-nucleotidase SurE, with protein sequence MKILVTNDDGIYSPGLSCLARVASAFGEVIVMAPDVEQSSMGQAITSGKPITYKKSPIHFENIKAYRVNGTPADCVALGTHLYEDIDLVLSGINIGSNLGNSAWHSGTLSAARQAVLFEVRGIALSVSVGEEETDFDALEPYVMEALKEVVYEDDRKLLNINFPRYPKGEVVWTTQSVRHYDGKVIANKDPMGRQHYWFTVFPIEPEDEGSDRWAVKHGKTSITPMILDLTDYDYLKERAKE encoded by the coding sequence ATGAAAATACTTGTAACCAATGATGACGGAATATATAGTCCGGGACTTTCCTGTCTTGCCCGTGTGGCTTCGGCATTTGGAGAAGTGATTGTAATGGCGCCAGATGTTGAACAATCTTCCATGGGGCAGGCCATAACTTCGGGAAAACCTATAACTTATAAGAAATCCCCTATTCATTTTGAAAATATAAAGGCCTACAGGGTGAATGGTACCCCGGCCGACTGTGTCGCGCTGGGAACACATCTTTATGAAGATATAGACCTTGTTTTATCTGGTATCAACATAGGTTCCAATTTAGGAAATTCTGCCTGGCATTCCGGGACCCTCTCGGCCGCAAGACAGGCAGTACTTTTTGAGGTGCGGGGTATTGCCCTTAGCGTTTCTGTGGGAGAGGAGGAAACAGATTTTGATGCCCTGGAACCTTATGTAATGGAGGCGTTGAAAGAGGTAGTGTATGAGGACGACCGGAAATTACTTAATATTAATTTCCCCAGGTATCCAAAGGGTGAAGTGGTTTGGACCACCCAGTCTGTAAGGCATTATGATGGTAAGGTAATAGCAAACAAGGACCCTATGGGAAGGCAACATTACTGGTTTACAGTGTTCCCTATTGAACCTGAAGATGAAGGATCTGACCGTTGGGCGGTAAAACACGGTAAAACCAGCATCACCCCAATGATCCTGGACCTTACAGATTATGATTATTTAAAAGAACGGGCTAAAGAATGA